GCTTGGTCGGCTCCGACAGCATTCGCAACGCGTCGGCCAGCGGAAGCCCCGAAACGTGAACCGTCACGCGCTGGTCGAGCCCGACGCGGACAATTTGTTCGCGGGACTCGGCCTTGTCCGCGTCCGGATCGCTGGAGTAGGACTCCGGCGGCGAAGGGGATTCGGAGCTGGAGTTGCTGTCCGTGGAACTGGCGATGGCCGCCGACACGATCGGCGCAGCGACGCGTGACGTTTGAGACGCCAGCGGAGGCTTCGTTTCGCCACGCGCCGTGAGCATTGCGAAGGCCGTCAATGTGAAAGCAAGGGACACGACGCGCGGCCAGCGCAACGGCCGACGGCTTGTCGGCGGGCTCATGCCTCCCGGTGAGCATGGCACAAAGTCGGGTTTCGCGATGGATGCTTTTGCGGCGTCCTTGCGCATTGGCGTGGAATCCCTGTCCCTGAAATATCCCCTTCCTGCATCGGTTGTCGGACTTAGCGGGTTGTGTTCCAAGAACGAGGGAGAAGCGGTGGAGCAAGGCCCGAAAACCACTCGCCGGCGGCCGGTGCCGAGCCGCGATGGCCCGGTCCATGGGCAAAAGGCTATTTCATGGTCAACGACGCGACTCTTCCGCCCCGCGCCACCACCACTTCGCGGTCTGCGATGCGAACGATCGAGAATCCGAGAATTTCATCGCCCGCGCGAACCAGGCGTCCGGAAATATGGGCCAGTGGATCCGCGCCGGTCATCGTGGAATGAAGTTGAAGTTGTTGCAGGTCGCGATGAAATGCCTCCGATAACTCCTTCTGCTCGCGGTTATACTCGGACCACGATTGCCGGAGCAGCCCCCACATGCCGCCGCGTCGGCGGCGACCTGCCTCGCCTGAGGGGGTTTCCGCGCCGACCATGACCGCGGGCATAAACTTGTTCCATTCCCTGGTCGTGAACATATCCCTCGCTAGATCGCGCGGCATCCCCGTCACCGAAACGACGCGGTGTTCAACCAAATAGTCAGCGGCACCGGCCTGCTCTACGACAGAGAGCGCTGCCGAAGCACCGCGGCCGGCCACTGCAGCGTCGGCCGTTGATGGCGATGCCGGCGGTGCCACGGGCTGGGCGGCAACCGCCGTCACGGCCAATGGCGGCGGCGCCGCGACCGTCTCGTTCGGGCCGGAAGTCAAGAACAGACGTCCCACCACGACCAACAGCACGAGCGCCAGCAATCCCAGGATCGCGGCTTTTTTCTTGTCGGCCCCCAGTTGGATGCGGAGCCCTTCGAACTGTGCCTTGAGTTTTTCGATCATGAGTTTGGCTCCCGCGAGGTCGGGCATCGGCGCCTATTGAGGGTGACAAAACGTCAAAAGGACCATTTCGACCCGCACGTGGCCGGGATGTGCCTCGTCATTGTCGAGCTTCAACGTTTCCACTTGCGACAGCCGCGGCAACGCCTCCATCCGGCCCTGAAAATCCACCAGTTGGGCCAGCGTCCCGTCGAACGTAATCCGCACCGGCAGGATCATCGTTCCCGCGGCAACCGCCAGCGACGATGGAAGCCTGGCGGCGTCCAGGGCGACCGGCGGCTTCGGCTGGACGGCGAAATCCTCGACGCCCGACGCCTTGAGGTTCTCGGACACCGAATTGAGAAACTCGCCGAAGTTCTGATGCTGCGGCAGCCGCTCATTGAACTCGCTCATGGCCGCATCCAATGCGACGATGGAGGCGTAGAGCTCGCCGATGTTCCCCAGCCGTTCCTGCTCGGCCTTGACTTGCGCCGTTTCAGATGCGATCTGATCGCGCTGCTGGCGCAGCTTTTTCGCGCCCGGCACAGCAAATCCGAAGGCGAATCCCGCCGTCAGGATGACGACAATTCCGAACACCAGGGCATTGAGTTTTAATCGACTCATTCGTCGGACCCCGACTGATCCATCAACTCGCAGTCCAGTTCGAATTGATGGCCCTTTCGGCCCGACCAGACGGTCTCCCCTTTGAGTTCCATCTGGACATGGGCCACCAGCGGCGAGCGCTCCAGCGC
The sequence above is a segment of the Phycisphaerae bacterium genome. Coding sequences within it:
- the pilO gene encoding type 4a pilus biogenesis protein PilO, with the protein product MSRLKLNALVFGIVVILTAGFAFGFAVPGAKKLRQQRDQIASETAQVKAEQERLGNIGELYASIVALDAAMSEFNERLPQHQNFGEFLNSVSENLKASGVEDFAVQPKPPVALDAARLPSSLAVAAGTMILPVRITFDGTLAQLVDFQGRMEALPRLSQVETLKLDNDEAHPGHVRVEMVLLTFCHPQ